One genomic window of Arachis hypogaea cultivar Tifrunner chromosome 8, arahy.Tifrunner.gnm2.J5K5, whole genome shotgun sequence includes the following:
- the LOC112708431 gene encoding uncharacterized protein — MLEGKAVIGETDMLKTMQQDALDLASKALDSFDVTDAIEIARFIKKEFDKSHGTGWQCIVGTDFGSYVTHCYGCFIYFGIGNLAILLFRGSAGPEAQENHFSAIEAAKP; from the exons ATGTTAGAAGGCAAGGCAGTGATTGGTGAGACCGACATGCTTAAAACCATGCAGCAAGATGCACTTGATTTAGCATCAAAGGCACTTGATTCCTTTGATGTCACTGACGCCATTGAGATTGCTCGCTTTATCAAGAAG GAATTTGACAAGAGTCATGGAACTGGATGGCAATGCATTGTAGGAACAGATTTTGGTTCATATGTGACACATTGTTATGGATGTTTCATCTATTTTGGAATTGGAAATTTGGCCATTTTGCTCTTTAGGGGCTCTGCTGGTCCTGAGGCACAGGAAAATCACTTCTCAGCAATAGAGGCAGCAAAACCATAA